The Methanobrevibacter thaueri genome contains a region encoding:
- the sucD gene encoding succinate--CoA ligase subunit alpha codes for MILLNEDTKCIVQGITGKQGSFHTEQMLNYNTNIVAGLTPGKGGQDFLGVPIFNSMEEAVEEVDINSSIIFVPARFAKDAAFEAIRHLDLVVIISEHIPVHDSMKIMAYAKEMNTTIIGPNTPGVISPGVGKLGIMPTHIFCEGNVGVISRSGTLTYEIASELTHAGIGQSTAVGIGGDPVTGDNYVDILKRFEKDDQTDAVVLIGEIGGTAEERAGKYIAEEMTKPVVSYIAGRTAPPGKRMGHAGAIIQGSSGTVESKTKALNEAGVDVAVKPSEIVDLLKKVM; via the coding sequence ATGATTTTATTAAATGAGGATACAAAATGTATAGTTCAGGGAATAACCGGTAAGCAAGGTTCATTCCACACAGAACAAATGTTAAATTACAATACCAATATTGTAGCAGGATTGACTCCTGGAAAAGGTGGTCAGGACTTCCTTGGAGTGCCGATTTTCAATTCCATGGAAGAGGCTGTGGAGGAAGTTGACATCAACTCTTCAATCATTTTCGTACCTGCAAGATTCGCAAAGGACGCAGCGTTTGAAGCAATCAGACACTTGGATTTGGTCGTAATCATATCAGAACACATTCCGGTCCACGACAGTATGAAAATCATGGCATACGCCAAAGAGATGAATACCACCATTATCGGACCGAACACTCCTGGAGTGATCTCTCCTGGTGTCGGTAAATTGGGTATCATGCCAACACACATCTTTTGTGAAGGTAACGTTGGAGTGATTTCAAGAAGCGGTACATTAACATATGAGATAGCAAGCGAGTTGACCCATGCAGGAATCGGTCAAAGTACCGCAGTCGGAATCGGTGGGGACCCAGTAACCGGGGACAATTATGTTGATATTCTTAAAAGATTTGAAAAGGATGACCAAACCGATGCAGTCGTATTGATTGGTGAAATCGGAGGAACTGCTGAGGAAAGGGCAGGAAAATACATTGCAGAGGAAATGACAAAACCTGTCGTTTCATACATTGCAGGAAGAACCGCACCACCGGGCAAAAGAATGGGACACGCCGGTGCGATTATCCAAGGATCATCAGGTACTGTTGAAAGTAAAACAAAGGCTTTAAACGAAGCTGGAGTTGATGTAGCAGTAAAACCATCAGAAATTGTAGATTTACTTAAAAAGGTTATGTAG